In Gemmatimonadota bacterium, the genomic window CTCCGATCAACATGGCTTTCCGCGGCAAAATTCACCACCAGATCAACCCGCTGCATCAAATCATTGACCAGCCCGGCATCGCAAATATCCCCTCGCACAAATTCATACCGGGGACTATCCGCAACATCCAGCAGATTGTCCAGATTGCCCGCGTACGTCAGCTTGTCCAAATTGATAACGCGATAATCGCGATACGTATCGAGAACATATCGCACAAAATGGCTGCCGATAAACCCGGCACCGCCTGTAATGAGCATTGTCTTCAAATTTTTCTCCGTTCACCTGAATGAGAGGTGTGGATAATTCATTTGTTGTGGTAAAACGACCTATAAAGTTTTTTTAATATTTTTCCTTCATGCCTTCGGCGACTTCATTTTTTTGCGCGCCCAAAAAAATAAAGGAAAAAAAGGGCGCCCCTGCGGGGGGCTTGCACAGCACAAAACGTTTGTGGAGATTGTACGTCAGAAGGTGGCCTGCACAGTTGAAATGCCGTAAAAATGTCCGCTGCGAGACGGACTCACGCGCTGTGCGGAATGGCTTTAACTGATGGTACTTTGGGACGGCTAATCTGAGTACACCGTCTCCGTACCTTTTTGGACGCCCTCCAGTAAGTCTGCGGCAAGATAGTAATCCTCCACATCCTCAAGACCACGTTTGATAATCTCCCCGAGAAAGAAACCTTTCGTACGCCCCGTTTTCGACACCAGATAATCAATTCGTTGCTCGGCTTCGGGAGCCAGTTGAATTGTAGCCGCCATATTGCCATCTCCTCTAAACATCGCAAAATAGACACGATACCGATCTGGTATCGCCATCATTTCATACACATCTTCTCACAGTTGGTTCGATATAAATTTTGAGTAATAGTCGCAGAGTGTCGGATGTCTATGTGCTCGAGAGATTTTCAGCTATATCAATAAACAGGTTGTACACGCAATACGTCTGCTGGATCGCTTTGCTGGATTTGTTCGCTATAGGCCATCTTGCGGCGTTGCCAGATTTCGTAAATACCTTTCCACCGACTGAAATCCGTTCGGGTCTCGTCAAAGTCGTCGTAGCGCAATAGTTTTCCCGCCATAAAAATGTCGTAAAAATCCTGGC contains:
- a CDS encoding CopG family transcriptional regulator, whose translation is MAATIQLAPEAEQRIDYLVSKTGRTKGFFLGEIIKRGLEDVEDYYLAADLLEGVQKGTETVYSD